In the genome of Desulfuromonas sp. DDH964, one region contains:
- the gltX gene encoding glutamate--tRNA ligase, protein MSKLRVRFAPSPTGYLHIGGARTALFNWLLARKEGGTFILRIEDTDVARSTQESVDAILQAMEWLGLDYDEGPYYQSQRFELYRAKVDELLAKGSAYRCYCSAEELDARREAALKCGGKPKYDGTCRHRQDQPDAPYVVRFRAPQEGETTFVDRIKGPITFANDELDDLIIQRSDGTPTYNFVVVVDDAEMGLTLVIRGDDHINNTPRQIQMYQALGYPVPEFAHVPMILGADKARLSKRHGATSVMAYREMGFLPEAMVNYLVRLGWSHGDQEIFSREELIEKFSLDSVGRAAGVFNPDKLLWLNAHYIKQGDPERLGTLLAEQLAARGVDPGSGPPLAAVVKTLQERSHTLVEMAEGALFYYRREVEFDAEAVTKFLTADKQVVFDALIAELEATESWDHAGIEAAFGRVMAATGLKLGKFGPAVRVALVGGTTSPSLFDVLEVLGPEISLRRLRQARGMLQG, encoded by the coding sequence ATGTCCAAGCTGCGTGTCCGTTTTGCCCCCAGCCCGACCGGCTATCTACATATTGGTGGTGCCCGCACCGCTCTCTTCAACTGGCTGCTCGCCCGCAAGGAGGGGGGTACCTTTATCCTGCGCATCGAGGATACCGACGTGGCCCGCTCCACCCAGGAATCGGTCGATGCCATTCTCCAGGCAATGGAGTGGCTTGGGCTCGATTACGATGAGGGTCCTTATTACCAGTCCCAGCGTTTCGAGCTTTACCGCGCCAAGGTCGACGAGCTGCTGGCCAAGGGAAGTGCCTACCGCTGTTATTGCAGTGCCGAGGAACTTGATGCTAGGCGCGAAGCGGCCCTGAAGTGCGGCGGCAAGCCCAAGTATGACGGCACCTGCCGCCATCGGCAGGATCAGCCGGACGCCCCTTACGTCGTTCGTTTCCGGGCGCCGCAGGAAGGGGAGACGACCTTTGTCGATCGTATCAAGGGGCCGATTACCTTCGCCAACGATGAGCTAGACGACCTCATCATCCAGCGCAGCGATGGGACCCCGACCTACAACTTCGTGGTCGTCGTCGATGACGCCGAGATGGGACTGACTCTGGTGATCCGCGGTGACGACCACATCAACAACACCCCGCGGCAGATCCAGATGTATCAGGCCCTCGGCTACCCGGTTCCCGAGTTCGCCCATGTGCCGATGATTCTCGGCGCCGACAAGGCCCGGCTTTCCAAACGCCACGGCGCCACCTCGGTCATGGCTTACCGGGAGATGGGCTTCCTCCCCGAGGCGATGGTCAATTACCTGGTGCGCCTCGGCTGGTCCCATGGCGACCAGGAAATCTTCAGCCGCGAAGAGCTGATTGAAAAATTCAGCCTCGACAGCGTCGGCCGCGCCGCCGGGGTCTTCAACCCCGACAAGCTCCTTTGGCTTAACGCCCATTACATCAAGCAGGGTGACCCGGAGCGACTCGGCACTCTGCTGGCTGAACAGCTGGCGGCGCGCGGGGTCGATCCCGGTTCCGGCCCGCCACTGGCGGCGGTGGTCAAAACCCTGCAGGAGCGTTCCCATACCCTGGTCGAAATGGCTGAGGGTGCGCTCTTTTACTATCGCCGCGAAGTTGAGTTCGATGCCGAGGCGGTGACCAAATTTCTGACCGCGGACAAACAGGTGGTATTTGATGCACTGATTGCAGAGCTGGAGGCCACCGAGAGCTGGGATCACGCTGGCATCGAGGCGGCCTTTGGCCGGGTCATGGCAGCAACGGGCCTCAAGCTCGGCAAGTTCGGTCCCGCGGTGCGCGTTGCGCTGGTCGGGGGGACTACCAGCCCAAGCCTTTTCGACGTTCTCGAAGTTCTCGGCCCTGAAATTTCCCTGCGGCGGCTGCGCCAGGCCCGGGGAATGCTTCAGGGCTAA
- the amrB gene encoding AmmeMemoRadiSam system protein B, producing the protein MLRQAAVAGQFYNSDPLLLRRQILELTPEATTRQALGIVSPHAGYIYSGAIAAETFARVAIPDRVVIIGPNHHGFGHPAAIYADGSWETPLGKVHVDADFAGRLLQRCPQTGADSAAHRFEHSLEVQVPFLQVRNPGARIVPLCLGHLPLTELLEIGEGLATLIAEDLHPTLIVVSSDMTHYEAGEIARGKDQLAIDCVLALDPEGLYRTVRERRISMCGVLPTVVLLAAARVLGATGAELIRYGNSGDVTGDQQEVVGYAGLAIWPAATS; encoded by the coding sequence ATGCTGCGACAGGCTGCCGTTGCCGGCCAGTTCTACAATTCGGATCCTCTTCTCCTGCGGCGCCAGATTCTCGAACTGACACCTGAGGCCACGACGCGCCAGGCCCTGGGAATCGTCTCGCCTCATGCCGGTTATATTTATTCGGGGGCTATTGCCGCTGAAACCTTCGCCCGGGTCGCGATACCGGACCGGGTTGTCATTATCGGCCCCAATCACCACGGGTTCGGCCACCCTGCGGCTATCTATGCCGACGGCAGCTGGGAGACACCCCTCGGCAAAGTCCATGTTGACGCTGATTTTGCCGGCCGCCTGCTGCAGCGCTGCCCGCAAACCGGGGCCGACTCGGCCGCCCATCGTTTTGAGCATTCCCTCGAGGTCCAGGTCCCCTTTCTCCAGGTGCGAAATCCCGGCGCGCGGATTGTGCCGCTCTGCCTCGGTCATCTTCCGCTGACGGAACTCCTCGAGATTGGCGAAGGGCTCGCCACCTTGATCGCTGAAGATCTGCACCCGACCCTGATTGTCGTCAGCAGCGACATGACCCATTATGAAGCGGGAGAGATTGCCCGCGGCAAGGATCAGCTCGCCATCGACTGTGTCCTGGCGCTCGACCCCGAGGGGCTCTACCGCACCGTTCGGGAGCGCCGCATCAGCATGTGCGGGGTTCTGCCGACCGTCGTCCTGCTTGCTGCCGCCCGGGTTCTGGGTGCCACCGGGGCGGAACTGATCCGCTATGGCAATTCCGGCGATGTCACTGGCGACCAGCAGGAAGTGGTCGGCTACGCCGGCCTCGCGATCTGGCCTGCCGCTACTTCGTGA
- a CDS encoding sulfite exporter TauE/SafE family protein, whose protein sequence is MHILSLPILFLFAVLGSSAGFLAGLLGIGGGVILVPLFLVIFGLAGFSPDIIVHAAFGTSLAIIIPTSVSSTLGHRKRGNVDWHQVGFLALGGIVGALIGAALAARLSGDWLKGLFGMMQILVGVKMFLFKPHLPPIRDERVSALPLLAVGLLGGAFSAFFGVGGGVVAVPLMVIALQLPIQLAVGNSSALIVISSLTGALSYIAHGWEIPDLPAFSLGYVNLLVAAIVAPFSILCARLGVRVASRTAHAKLVSIFSLLLVLIGLRMIYQGFF, encoded by the coding sequence ATGCATATCCTCTCGCTCCCGATTCTGTTCCTCTTTGCCGTGCTTGGTTCGAGCGCCGGCTTCCTGGCCGGGCTCCTCGGCATCGGTGGCGGTGTCATCCTCGTGCCGCTCTTCCTGGTGATTTTCGGTCTTGCCGGGTTTTCACCAGACATTATCGTCCATGCCGCCTTTGGCACCAGCCTGGCAATCATCATCCCGACCTCGGTCAGCAGCACCCTCGGTCATCGCAAACGCGGCAACGTCGACTGGCACCAGGTCGGCTTTCTCGCCCTCGGCGGCATCGTTGGGGCGCTGATCGGCGCAGCCCTGGCCGCCCGGCTCTCCGGCGACTGGCTCAAGGGCCTGTTCGGGATGATGCAGATCCTTGTCGGTGTGAAAATGTTTCTCTTCAAACCCCATCTCCCGCCGATCCGTGATGAGCGAGTCTCCGCACTGCCGCTTCTGGCGGTTGGCCTTTTGGGTGGTGCTTTCTCGGCCTTTTTCGGGGTCGGTGGCGGCGTCGTTGCGGTACCGCTGATGGTTATCGCCCTGCAGCTGCCGATTCAACTGGCGGTTGGCAACTCGAGTGCGCTGATCGTCATCTCCTCCCTCACCGGGGCGCTCTCCTATATCGCGCACGGTTGGGAGATCCCCGATCTGCCGGCCTTCTCCCTTGGCTACGTGAATCTGCTGGTCGCCGCAATTGTGGCCCCGTTCAGTATCCTTTGCGCCCGCCTCGGGGTGCGGGTTGCTTCCCGTACCGCCCATGCTAAACTCGTCTCGATCTTCTCCCTGCTGCTGGTCCTGATCGGGCTGCGCATGATTTACCAAGGATTCTTCTGA
- a CDS encoding YajD family HNH nuclease produces the protein MNRGGGRRPRRPVPALSQAEIDERVRRMRAEQEKNSNYREKSLKLHDWICAKCGREFDAGNLHLLTVHHKDGNHANNPPDGSNWENLCVECHDDEHSRSLLGDYLHGPGKGRGE, from the coding sequence ATGAATCGCGGCGGGGGAAGACGACCACGCCGGCCGGTACCCGCCCTCTCCCAGGCCGAAATCGATGAGCGGGTGCGGCGGATGCGGGCCGAGCAGGAGAAGAACAGCAACTACCGGGAGAAATCCCTGAAACTGCATGACTGGATTTGTGCCAAGTGCGGACGGGAGTTCGATGCCGGGAACCTTCACCTGCTGACGGTTCATCACAAGGATGGCAACCACGCCAATAACCCACCGGATGGCAGCAACTGGGAAAACCTCTGCGTCGAGTGTCACGACGACGAGCATAGCCGCAGCCTGCTTGGCGACTATCTCCATGGTCCCGGAAAGGGGAGGGGCGAGTGA